In the Candidatus Methylomirabilota bacterium genome, one interval contains:
- a CDS encoding cupin domain-containing protein: protein MNVVNLADKFRRFTEPWSPKIVGEVNDLHVKVVKLKGEFVWHHHETEDELFLVVAGRLRMQLRDGNRDVGPGEFIVVPRGVEHCPLALTDEVHVVLLEPKSTLNTGNVTNERTVRAPEAI from the coding sequence ATGAACGTCGTCAACCTCGCCGACAAGTTCCGGCGCTTCACCGAGCCGTGGTCGCCGAAGATCGTCGGCGAAGTGAACGATCTGCACGTCAAGGTGGTCAAGCTCAAGGGCGAGTTCGTCTGGCACCACCACGAGACCGAGGACGAGCTCTTCCTGGTGGTCGCCGGACGGCTCCGGATGCAGCTCCGCGACGGCAACCGCGACGTCGGCCCCGGCGAGTTCATCGTCGTGCCGCGCGGCGTCGAGCACTGCCCGCTCGCGCTGACCGACGAGGTCCACGTCGTCCTCCTCGAGCCGAAGTCCACGCTGAACACCGGCAACGTGACGAACGAGCGGACGGTCCGCGCCCCCGAAGCGATCTAG